A part of Microbacterium terregens genomic DNA contains:
- a CDS encoding TadE/TadG family type IV pilus assembly protein: protein MPAVGGGGIRRRFAAAVAGEHGSSPVEFVLVGTLLTLLTLAVMQFGLAVYVRNVVHDAAVEGAYHAALADTSLEEGIERTRQIVSRTVGSDYAADIAVRETSELGQAAVRISVRTTLPLVGLLGLPRMMEVSAHAPTESFD from the coding sequence GTGCCTGCAGTCGGGGGCGGCGGCATCCGTCGCCGGTTCGCCGCCGCGGTGGCGGGCGAGCACGGGTCGAGCCCCGTCGAGTTCGTCCTCGTCGGCACGTTGCTGACGCTGCTCACGCTCGCGGTGATGCAGTTCGGGCTCGCCGTGTACGTCCGCAACGTCGTGCACGACGCCGCGGTCGAGGGCGCGTATCACGCGGCTCTGGCCGACACCTCGCTGGAGGAGGGCATCGAGCGGACCCGGCAGATCGTGAGCCGCACGGTCGGCAGCGACTACGCCGCAGACATCGCGGTGCGCGAGACCAGCGAACTCGGACAAGCGGCGGTGCGGATCAGCGTCCGGACGACGCTGCCCCTCGTCGGGCTGCTCGGCCTTCCCCGCATGATGGAGGTGAGCGCGCATGCACCGACGGAGTCCTTCGACTGA
- the ftsX gene encoding permease-like cell division protein FtsX yields the protein MRVGLVLSEALSGLRRNASMVISVVLVTFVSLTFVGAAILMQMQIGQMKDYWSDRAQVAIYMCTAISQSPTCVDGVASEEQLAEVNAKLEGPALAPLIRDLRFENRDEAYANVIDLLGEDYASVITAEQLNETYWINLVDQSQSEVLVEAFKGMNGVEEVKDQLQYLEPLFSALTVATYIAVGIAVLMLIAAVLLIATTIRLSAYARRREIGIMRLVGASNRFIQTPFILEGVFAALLGSMLAGVAVLAGVHFGVDQYLRQRVDFVTTWVGVSDAWLVVPFLILIGGVLAAFSAGFAIRRWLRA from the coding sequence GTGAGGGTCGGTCTGGTTCTGTCCGAGGCGCTGTCGGGTCTTCGCCGCAACGCGTCGATGGTGATCTCGGTCGTCCTGGTGACGTTCGTCTCGCTGACGTTCGTCGGCGCGGCGATTCTGATGCAGATGCAGATCGGGCAGATGAAGGACTACTGGTCCGACCGTGCCCAGGTCGCCATCTACATGTGCACCGCGATCTCGCAATCGCCCACCTGCGTGGACGGCGTCGCCTCGGAGGAGCAGCTGGCGGAGGTCAACGCGAAGCTCGAGGGTCCCGCACTGGCGCCGCTGATCCGCGATCTGCGCTTCGAGAACCGCGACGAGGCGTACGCGAACGTGATCGACCTGCTCGGCGAGGATTACGCCAGCGTCATCACGGCCGAGCAGCTGAACGAGACGTACTGGATCAACCTCGTCGACCAGAGCCAATCCGAGGTGCTGGTCGAAGCGTTCAAGGGCATGAACGGGGTCGAGGAGGTCAAGGACCAGCTCCAATATCTTGAGCCTCTCTTCTCAGCGCTGACGGTGGCGACGTACATCGCGGTGGGGATCGCGGTACTCATGCTGATCGCCGCGGTGCTCCTCATCGCGACCACCATCCGGCTCTCCGCATACGCCCGACGGCGGGAGATCGGCATCATGCGCCTGGTCGGCGCGTCCAACCGCTTCATCCAGACCCCGTTCATCCTGGAGGGCGTCTTCGCGGCGCTCCTGGGATCCATGCTGGCCGGGGTGGCGGTGCTGGCGGGCGTGCACTTCGGTGTCGATCAGTACCTGCGTCAGCGGGTCGACTTCGTCACGACGTGGGTCGGTGTCAGCGACGCGTGGCTGGTGGTGCCGTTCCTGATCCTCATCGGCGGGGTGCTCGCCGCCTTCTCGGCGGGCTTCGCCATCCGCAGGTGGCTCCGGGCCTGA
- a CDS encoding SIMPL domain-containing protein: MSEVTITVRGEHEQRVVPEEVVAHLSVRAEGPQRNSVVERMAGLAAPLQEDLTTRKDTGGVRDWSSQRMSVWANRPWNNEGKQLALVHYASVEISATFTDFAALSWWITDVAEREGVQVDGLTWRLTPATAKATEAQVAAHAVQVAVDRATAYAGAIGLTSVTPLEIADLGLLTRAPDNSAPAPKMMRAMAMGVMDAGNGGPAVQFQPEDIVVTAAVEARFAAR; the protein is encoded by the coding sequence ATGAGCGAAGTGACCATCACCGTCCGCGGCGAGCACGAGCAGCGTGTCGTCCCCGAAGAAGTCGTTGCGCACCTCTCCGTGCGCGCCGAGGGGCCGCAGCGAAACAGCGTCGTCGAGCGGATGGCCGGGCTCGCGGCACCCCTGCAGGAAGATCTCACGACCCGCAAGGACACCGGCGGTGTCAGAGACTGGTCCAGTCAGCGCATGTCCGTGTGGGCGAACCGGCCGTGGAACAACGAGGGCAAGCAGCTCGCGCTCGTCCACTACGCCTCGGTGGAGATCTCCGCGACGTTCACCGACTTCGCGGCGCTGTCGTGGTGGATCACCGACGTGGCTGAGCGGGAGGGCGTCCAGGTGGACGGCCTGACCTGGCGACTCACACCCGCCACCGCGAAAGCCACCGAGGCTCAGGTCGCCGCGCACGCCGTCCAGGTCGCCGTCGATCGGGCCACCGCGTACGCCGGCGCGATCGGGCTGACCTCGGTCACACCCCTCGAGATCGCCGACCTCGGCCTGCTCACCCGCGCTCCGGATAACAGCGCGCCGGCGCCGAAGATGATGCGCGCCATGGCGATGGGTGTGATGGATGCCGGAAACGGCGGCCCCGCCGTGCAATTCCAGCCCGAAGACATCGTGGTCACCGCCGCGGTCGAAGCGCGCTTCGCCGCCCGCTGA
- a CDS encoding M20/M25/M40 family metallo-hydrolase, whose product MIQLPTVSAELETRGSPPFEDFVVLLAEMYPLVHANLELERITEFGLLFRWPGATASDAPLVLMAHYDVVPVDEDDPWTFPPFEGRIADGWVYGRGALDDKGPLAVILEAVENLLSAGFTPSRDVYLSFGGNEETYGDGAATIAMTLQQRGIVPWLVLDEGGAVVDAPLPFALGDAAMVGVGEKGVLTVRLTARSDGGHASAPPRLTAVGRIARAVDRLGPRTFRARTPRGITRMMSLFADRARGWGQLVLRTLATFPWLTARAFALMGGEPAALVRTTVAATMQQGGTAANVLPSQASAVLNLRIALGETVAGTVRRVRRRIADPLVELTVLEASEPSPESPTDNAQFALITRAVKESYPDAATVPYVMMAATDSRHFHRFSPAVYRFAPLEMTSAQRASIHGVDERVEVASLQRGEKFHRALLQRLQ is encoded by the coding sequence ATGATTCAGCTTCCGACGGTGAGCGCCGAGCTGGAGACCCGCGGATCACCGCCGTTCGAGGACTTCGTCGTCCTCCTGGCCGAGATGTACCCGCTCGTGCACGCGAACCTCGAGCTCGAACGCATCACGGAGTTCGGTCTGCTGTTCCGGTGGCCCGGGGCGACAGCATCCGACGCACCACTGGTGTTGATGGCGCACTACGACGTGGTGCCGGTCGACGAGGACGACCCGTGGACCTTTCCGCCCTTCGAGGGCCGGATCGCGGACGGCTGGGTATACGGACGCGGCGCGCTCGACGACAAGGGTCCGCTGGCGGTGATCCTCGAAGCGGTCGAGAACCTGCTGTCGGCCGGCTTCACGCCGAGCCGTGACGTGTACCTGTCCTTCGGGGGAAACGAAGAGACCTACGGCGACGGTGCTGCCACGATCGCGATGACCCTGCAGCAGCGCGGCATCGTGCCGTGGCTCGTCCTGGACGAGGGCGGTGCGGTGGTCGACGCTCCGCTGCCGTTCGCGCTCGGAGACGCCGCGATGGTCGGCGTCGGCGAGAAGGGCGTGCTCACCGTTCGCCTCACCGCGCGCAGCGACGGCGGCCACGCATCGGCCCCGCCGCGCCTGACGGCGGTGGGCCGCATCGCCCGGGCGGTGGACCGCCTGGGTCCGCGTACCTTCCGCGCCCGCACCCCGCGCGGCATCACCCGCATGATGAGCCTCTTCGCCGATCGTGCGCGCGGCTGGGGCCAGCTCGTCCTGCGCACGCTTGCGACGTTCCCGTGGCTGACTGCCCGCGCGTTCGCGCTGATGGGCGGCGAACCGGCCGCGCTGGTGCGCACGACGGTCGCCGCGACGATGCAGCAGGGCGGAACGGCCGCGAACGTCCTGCCCTCGCAGGCCTCGGCGGTGCTGAATCTGCGCATCGCGCTGGGCGAGACCGTCGCCGGGACCGTTCGGCGCGTGCGCCGCCGGATCGCGGATCCGCTGGTCGAGCTGACCGTGCTCGAGGCGAGCGAGCCCTCTCCCGAGTCGCCCACCGACAACGCGCAGTTCGCACTGATCACCCGGGCGGTGAAGGAGTCGTACCCGGATGCCGCGACCGTCCCCTACGTGATGATGGCAGCCACCGATTCCCGCCACTTCCACCGCTTCTCCCCCGCCGTGTACCGCTTCGCCCCGCTGGAGATGACGAGCGCTCAACGCGCCTCGATCCACGGCGTGGACGAGCGCGTTGAAGTGGCGTCGCTGCAACGCGGCGAGAAGTTTCATCGCGCGCTCCTGCAGCGACTACAGTGA
- the smpB gene encoding SsrA-binding protein SmpB, producing MPKERGERVVATNRRARHEYSIEKTYEAGLVLTGTEVKSLRQGRANLSDGYAYIDGGEAWLDAVHIPEYSQGHWTNHATKRVRKLLLHKDEIVKLSHAVSAGGYTLVPLKLYFSDGRAKVEIAIAKGKHEWDKRQTLRERQDKREAERAMRSKNRLGD from the coding sequence ATGCCCAAGGAACGCGGTGAGAGGGTCGTCGCGACCAATCGTCGCGCTCGTCACGAGTACTCGATCGAGAAGACGTACGAGGCCGGACTGGTCCTGACCGGCACCGAGGTCAAATCGCTGCGGCAGGGTCGTGCGAATCTCTCCGACGGGTACGCCTACATCGACGGCGGAGAAGCCTGGCTCGACGCGGTGCACATCCCCGAGTACTCCCAGGGGCACTGGACCAACCACGCCACGAAGCGTGTCCGCAAGCTGCTTCTGCACAAGGACGAGATCGTCAAGCTCTCGCACGCCGTCTCGGCCGGCGGCTACACGCTCGTGCCGCTGAAGCTGTACTTCTCCGACGGCCGGGCCAAGGTCGAGATCGCGATCGCCAAGGGCAAGCACGAGTGGGACAAGCGTCAGACCCTCCGCGAGCGGCAGGACAAGCGCGAGGCCGAACGCGCGATGCGCTCGAAGAACCGCCTCGGCGACTGA
- a CDS encoding pilus assembly protein TadG-related protein has protein sequence MRARRQSPTVRMLRTRVADDEGSILILTLGYAVLAIVVVLICVDATSLYLAQKRLDALADAAALAGADGFTFLVEGDEPKAELTADGVREQAEAVVGELGGDVVVVDAGTPDGVSARVTVAGTWRPPVITLFVPDGVALEATATSRTALR, from the coding sequence ATGAGAGCGCGGCGGCAGTCCCCGACGGTGCGGATGCTGCGGACCCGGGTCGCCGATGATGAGGGAAGCATCCTGATCCTGACCCTCGGCTACGCCGTCCTGGCGATCGTGGTCGTCCTCATCTGCGTGGACGCGACGAGCCTGTACCTCGCACAGAAGCGGCTCGATGCGCTCGCCGATGCCGCAGCCCTCGCCGGCGCGGACGGCTTCACGTTCCTGGTCGAGGGAGACGAGCCGAAAGCGGAGTTGACGGCTGACGGTGTCCGCGAGCAGGCGGAGGCTGTCGTCGGCGAGTTGGGCGGCGACGTCGTGGTGGTGGACGCAGGGACTCCCGACGGCGTGTCGGCGCGGGTGACGGTCGCCGGAACCTGGCGGCCGCCGGTGATCACCCTGTTCGTGCCCGACGGCGTCGCGCTGGAGGCGACGGCGACCAGCCGAACGGCGTTGCGCTAG
- the ftsE gene encoding cell division ATP-binding protein FtsE, which yields MIRFENVTKRFRGTAKPALSNVDFEVLRGEFVFLVGASGSGKSSCLRLILREETPSDGRVVVLGRDLRSLSNRKVPYFRRHVGAVFQDFRLLPNKTVFQNVAFTLQVIGSSRGFIQQAVPEVLALVGLAGKEKRFPHELSGGEQQRVAIARALVNRPQVLLADEPTGNLDPATSVDIMQLLARINSSGTTVVMATHEAGFVDQMKRRVIELVDGELVRDERHGGYGDTSSLPSLAPGPEQGAAAVAALTAVLEVQRETAMSASAAVSSAYGHDVTPVAVEEPVIPVDAAPSAPEPVEQPAPSAESASAPQHAEPEPEPDPEPAPETRAPRTQPVPIADIAEVDVAELGLADRLGLGQTPPEDEVGPTS from the coding sequence ATGATCCGGTTCGAGAACGTCACGAAACGCTTTCGCGGCACGGCGAAGCCAGCCCTCAGCAACGTGGACTTCGAAGTGCTGCGCGGGGAGTTCGTCTTCCTCGTCGGCGCTTCAGGCTCGGGCAAGTCGTCGTGTCTGCGCCTCATCCTGCGCGAAGAGACGCCGAGCGACGGCCGGGTCGTCGTCCTCGGCCGCGACCTGCGCTCGCTCTCGAACCGCAAGGTTCCGTACTTCCGCCGGCACGTCGGCGCGGTGTTCCAGGACTTCCGGCTGCTGCCGAACAAGACGGTGTTCCAGAACGTCGCGTTCACGCTGCAGGTGATCGGCTCTTCGCGGGGGTTCATCCAGCAGGCCGTCCCCGAGGTCCTGGCCCTGGTCGGTCTCGCCGGCAAAGAGAAGCGGTTCCCGCACGAGCTCTCCGGCGGTGAGCAGCAGCGCGTGGCGATCGCCCGCGCGCTCGTGAACCGGCCACAGGTGCTGCTGGCGGATGAGCCGACCGGAAACCTCGACCCTGCGACATCCGTCGACATCATGCAGCTGCTCGCGCGCATCAACTCGAGCGGCACCACCGTGGTCATGGCCACGCACGAGGCGGGTTTCGTGGATCAGATGAAGCGCCGCGTCATCGAGCTCGTCGACGGCGAGCTGGTGCGCGACGAACGGCACGGCGGCTACGGCGACACCTCCAGTCTGCCCAGCCTCGCCCCCGGACCCGAGCAGGGCGCCGCGGCGGTCGCCGCTCTGACCGCGGTGCTGGAAGTGCAGCGCGAGACGGCGATGTCGGCATCCGCGGCCGTCTCCTCGGCCTACGGCCACGATGTGACGCCCGTGGCAGTCGAAGAGCCGGTGATTCCGGTGGATGCCGCTCCCTCCGCTCCCGAGCCGGTCGAACAGCCCGCGCCCTCCGCCGAGTCCGCCTCTGCTCCGCAGCACGCCGAGCCCGAGCCCGAGCCCGATCCCGAACCCGCGCCTGAGACGCGCGCTCCGCGCACGCAGCCGGTTCCGATCGCGGACATCGCCGAAGTCGACGTCGCCGAGCTAGGACTGGCAGACCGGCTGGGTCTTGGCCAGACGCCTCCCGAAGACGAAGTGGGGCCCACATCGTGA
- a CDS encoding TadE family protein, with product MHRRSPSTDTRGFAPSGTCTGGAAVEPCDDDRGSAALEFIMIGMLLLVPLVYLIVSLGLIQGQSLGAEAGARHIARALSTAEDADDARVSADRILRSVVDEYALDPDSVRISIECRPAGAACPQAGATLVVSLTTSVALPLVPPVLGLDRLAAIPVQASAVQKVSRFWEAE from the coding sequence ATGCACCGACGGAGTCCTTCGACTGACACCCGGGGCTTCGCGCCCAGCGGGACGTGCACGGGCGGTGCGGCCGTCGAGCCGTGCGACGACGACCGGGGGTCGGCGGCGCTGGAATTCATCATGATCGGGATGCTGCTCCTCGTGCCGCTCGTGTACCTGATCGTCTCGCTCGGCCTGATCCAAGGACAGTCCCTCGGCGCAGAGGCGGGTGCCCGCCACATCGCACGCGCCCTCTCGACCGCCGAGGACGCGGATGATGCGCGCGTGAGCGCGGACCGGATCCTGCGGTCCGTGGTCGACGAATACGCGCTGGATCCTGACTCGGTGCGCATTTCGATCGAGTGCCGGCCGGCCGGCGCGGCGTGCCCGCAAGCCGGCGCGACGCTGGTGGTGAGCCTCACCACCAGCGTCGCGCTGCCGCTGGTGCCACCCGTGCTCGGCTTGGATCGACTGGCGGCGATTCCGGTTCAGGCATCCGCCGTGCAGAAGGTGTCGCGTTTCTGGGAGGCGGAATGA
- the prfB gene encoding peptide chain release factor 2 has product MLDFDLSADIQALRSTFTDIKTVVDVDALAADIARLSDEAGAPDLWDDTDKAQKVTSDLSHRQSELARINGIDRRLDDLEVMVELANEMDDEDAAEEARHELAELEDVVGQLEVQTLLDGEYDARPAVITIRAGAGGVDAADFAEMLLRMYLRWAEQHKYPVTVMDTSYAEEAGIKSATFEVDAPYAFGTLSVEAGTHRLVRMSPFNSAGKRQTSFAAVEVIPLLDEAVEVDIPENDLRVDVYRSSGPGGQSVNTTDSAVRLTHLPTGTVVSMQNEKSQIQNRAAAMRVLQSRLLILQKEQEAAIKKDLAGVITASWGDQMRSYVMAPYQMVKDLRTDYEVNNPSAVFDGDLDGFIAAGIRWRKRPTDD; this is encoded by the coding sequence ATGCTTGACTTCGATCTTTCCGCCGACATCCAGGCGCTGCGCTCCACTTTCACCGACATCAAGACGGTGGTCGATGTCGACGCGCTGGCCGCCGACATCGCGCGGCTCAGCGACGAGGCCGGCGCCCCCGATCTGTGGGATGACACCGACAAGGCGCAGAAGGTCACCAGCGACCTCAGCCACCGGCAGTCCGAGCTCGCCCGCATCAACGGCATCGATCGTCGCCTCGACGACCTCGAGGTCATGGTCGAACTGGCCAACGAGATGGACGACGAGGACGCCGCCGAAGAAGCCCGTCACGAACTGGCCGAGCTCGAAGACGTGGTCGGCCAGCTCGAGGTGCAGACGCTGCTGGACGGCGAGTACGACGCACGGCCGGCCGTCATCACGATCCGGGCAGGTGCCGGTGGAGTGGATGCCGCGGACTTCGCCGAGATGCTCCTGCGGATGTACCTGCGCTGGGCGGAGCAGCACAAGTATCCGGTCACCGTCATGGACACCTCGTACGCGGAAGAGGCAGGCATCAAATCTGCGACTTTCGAGGTGGATGCCCCCTACGCGTTCGGCACGCTCAGCGTCGAAGCCGGCACGCACCGACTGGTTCGGATGAGCCCCTTCAACTCGGCGGGCAAGCGTCAGACGAGCTTCGCCGCGGTCGAGGTCATCCCGCTGCTGGACGAGGCCGTCGAGGTCGACATCCCCGAGAACGACCTTCGCGTCGACGTGTACCGCTCGTCCGGCCCCGGTGGTCAGTCGGTCAACACGACCGACAGCGCCGTGCGCCTGACGCACCTTCCGACCGGCACCGTGGTGTCGATGCAGAACGAGAAGTCGCAGATCCAGAACCGCGCCGCGGCGATGCGGGTCCTCCAGTCGCGCCTGCTGATCCTCCAGAAGGAGCAGGAAGCGGCGATCAAGAAGGACCTCGCCGGCGTGATCACCGCCAGCTGGGGCGACCAGATGCGCTCCTATGTGATGGCGCCGTACCAGATGGTCAAGGACCTGCGCACCGACTATGAGGTCAACAACCCTTCCGCCGTGTTCGACGGCGACCTCGACGGTTTCATCGCGGCCGGCATCCGCTGGCGCAAGCGTCCCACCGACGACTGA
- a CDS encoding MFS transporter: protein MKRAAALGTLATVVGFLAFVEFTSGVLQGYYTPMLTDIARHLDIHDADVNWLEGAQLMLSALVVPAFAKLGDMIGHKRMLLISTALTAAAALVLPFTDSFGVFLAAWALMGFYVVWLPLEIALIWSRSRRMEGRSIITARAAGLLVAALELGAIVGALVGGALIDALPLTVVLLVPAVLIVVCFFVILFGVQESPEPTGGLFDTVGLVLISLALICFTGGLGMLRLEGGMANPWSWGVVVLGIALVVPFALWELRHEDPLIDVRMFRSPALGPVFLTAGLFGVSVLGAQAPLSTFARTDPGQYGYGLGTTGFATSLIIGVYLIAMITGALLFPLIARLTAPRLTLMGASTLVGIGFLLFLPFHDTYVQVIVNMVIVGLGSGALVAALPAAAASAAPATQTGVATGLTNSVKTVGGAIASCVFGIALLQGAVSGVSEDTAGSLAGYFTVWIVCGLTALVAAIALAFVPKTAFTDRAVAEAASEPAVP from the coding sequence ATGAAGCGCGCCGCCGCCCTGGGCACCCTCGCCACCGTCGTCGGCTTCCTCGCGTTCGTCGAGTTCACCAGCGGAGTACTGCAGGGCTACTACACGCCCATGCTCACGGACATCGCCCGGCACCTGGACATCCACGACGCCGATGTCAACTGGCTCGAAGGCGCGCAGCTGATGCTGTCGGCGCTGGTGGTGCCCGCGTTCGCGAAGCTCGGCGACATGATCGGCCACAAGCGAATGCTGCTGATCTCGACGGCGCTGACCGCGGCGGCCGCGCTCGTGCTGCCGTTCACCGACTCGTTCGGCGTCTTCCTGGCAGCGTGGGCGCTGATGGGCTTCTACGTCGTCTGGCTGCCGCTGGAGATCGCGCTGATCTGGTCTCGGTCGCGGCGGATGGAGGGGCGCTCGATCATCACCGCGCGCGCGGCGGGCCTGCTCGTGGCCGCGCTGGAACTGGGCGCGATCGTCGGCGCCCTGGTCGGCGGCGCACTCATCGACGCGCTGCCGCTGACCGTGGTGCTGTTGGTGCCCGCCGTGCTGATCGTGGTGTGCTTCTTCGTGATCCTGTTCGGGGTTCAGGAGTCGCCGGAGCCCACCGGCGGCCTGTTCGACACCGTCGGCCTGGTGCTCATCTCGCTCGCGTTGATCTGCTTCACCGGCGGACTCGGGATGCTGCGCCTCGAGGGCGGCATGGCCAACCCGTGGTCGTGGGGCGTCGTCGTGCTCGGCATCGCGCTCGTCGTGCCGTTCGCACTGTGGGAGCTGCGCCACGAGGACCCGCTCATCGACGTGCGGATGTTCCGCTCCCCCGCCCTCGGTCCGGTGTTCCTCACCGCCGGGCTCTTCGGAGTCAGCGTCCTGGGCGCCCAAGCACCGCTGTCCACGTTCGCACGCACGGATCCTGGCCAGTACGGCTACGGGCTGGGCACCACGGGCTTTGCGACCTCGCTCATCATCGGCGTGTACCTCATCGCGATGATCACCGGAGCGCTGCTGTTCCCCCTGATCGCGCGTCTCACCGCCCCGCGGCTCACCCTCATGGGCGCGTCGACACTGGTGGGAATCGGCTTCTTGCTGTTCCTGCCCTTCCACGACACGTACGTCCAGGTCATCGTGAACATGGTGATCGTGGGTCTGGGCTCGGGTGCGCTGGTGGCCGCGCTGCCGGCGGCCGCGGCATCCGCTGCTCCTGCGACGCAGACCGGGGTCGCGACCGGCCTGACCAACTCGGTCAAGACCGTCGGCGGCGCGATCGCATCGTGCGTGTTCGGCATCGCGCTGCTGCAGGGTGCTGTTTCCGGCGTGAGCGAAGACACCGCCGGATCGCTCGCCGGATACTTCACGGTATGGATCGTGTGCGGCCTGACGGCGCTGGTCGCGGCCATCGCCCTCGCGTTCGTGCCGAAGACGGCGTTCACCGATCGGGCGGTCGCCGAGGCCGCATCGGAGCCGGCGGTGCCGTAG
- a CDS encoding MFS transporter — protein MTVQTNVDAVTDRAASVLLRFGPMIYGPTVLFALGEGAVIPLIPIIAARLGADIALAALVASALVVGQLCGNLPAGWAVARIGERLTMAIAGTLSLLGVVGMVFAPVLGVFAASVFLIGFCAAGFGLARHSFMTTRVPLAFRARALSLLGGTFRLGMFLGPFVAAGLLALFGDEHAAIWFFGGCLVATVLLVLFGPDPEKQVPVPSRANFDSGASLAEDTGEAVTGAIPTFERVGVFRTMWLFRRVLSRLGLAAASLSAVRSARQVVLPLWGFSIGLDAQTIALVVGISGAIDFALFYASGQVMDRFGRLWAALPAMVLMGLGFLALAVTHDLGSSAMWFAMFAAVLGVGNGLSSGILLTLGADVAPRADPAPFLGSWRTLTDAGGALSPLLVSGITAVFSLSVATGAVGVMALLGAVAFVRWVPRFVPRVRQ, from the coding sequence ATGACAGTCCAGACTAACGTGGATGCAGTGACAGACCGCGCAGCCTCCGTTCTTCTGCGCTTCGGCCCCATGATCTACGGCCCCACGGTGCTGTTCGCGCTCGGCGAGGGCGCCGTCATCCCCCTGATCCCCATCATCGCCGCGCGGCTGGGCGCCGATATCGCGCTCGCCGCCCTCGTCGCTTCGGCCCTGGTCGTGGGTCAGCTCTGCGGCAACCTGCCGGCGGGGTGGGCGGTCGCTCGCATCGGCGAGCGTCTCACCATGGCCATCGCCGGCACGCTCTCGCTCCTCGGGGTGGTGGGCATGGTCTTCGCGCCCGTCCTGGGCGTCTTCGCGGCATCCGTGTTCCTCATCGGCTTCTGCGCGGCGGGCTTCGGGCTCGCGCGGCACTCGTTCATGACGACCCGCGTGCCGCTCGCGTTCCGCGCTCGAGCCCTCTCGCTGCTGGGCGGCACCTTCCGGCTCGGCATGTTCCTGGGACCCTTCGTCGCCGCCGGCCTGCTCGCCCTGTTCGGCGACGAGCACGCGGCGATCTGGTTCTTCGGCGGATGCCTGGTCGCCACGGTGCTGCTGGTCCTGTTCGGCCCCGATCCTGAGAAGCAGGTGCCGGTGCCATCCCGCGCCAACTTCGACTCCGGCGCGTCGCTCGCCGAAGACACCGGTGAGGCGGTCACCGGTGCGATCCCGACGTTCGAGCGCGTCGGCGTGTTCCGCACGATGTGGCTGTTCCGCCGCGTACTGTCCCGGCTCGGTCTGGCTGCGGCATCCCTCTCCGCCGTCCGCTCGGCACGGCAGGTCGTCCTGCCGCTGTGGGGATTCTCGATCGGCCTGGACGCCCAGACGATCGCGCTGGTCGTCGGCATCTCGGGCGCGATCGACTTCGCGCTCTTCTACGCGAGCGGTCAGGTGATGGACCGGTTCGGACGCCTCTGGGCCGCGCTGCCGGCCATGGTGCTGATGGGGCTGGGCTTCCTCGCCCTCGCCGTCACGCACGACCTGGGCTCCTCGGCGATGTGGTTCGCGATGTTCGCCGCGGTCCTCGGCGTGGGCAACGGGCTCTCCAGCGGCATCCTCCTCACACTCGGGGCGGATGTCGCGCCCAGAGCCGACCCGGCACCCTTCCTCGGCTCGTGGCGGACTCTGACCGACGCCGGCGGCGCGCTGTCTCCGCTTCTCGTGTCGGGAATCACGGCGGTCTTTTCCCTGTCGGTCGCAACCGGCGCGGTGGGTGTCATGGCGTTGCTCGGCGCGGTCGCGTTCGTGCGGTGGGTTCCGCGGTTCGTGCCGCGGGTGCGGCAGTGA